TGGTGATGCCAGGCGACAACATCCAAATGACGGTGGAGTTGATCGTTCCGGTAGCTATCGAACAAGGCTTGAAGTTTGCGATTCGTGAAGGTGGCCGCACCGTGGGTGCTGGCATCGTGACCGAAATCATCGCATAAGCTATAAAACGGCTGGCAGGTGTGCCCGTCACACCTGCCTTCTTTTGCGCTTAGGAGTAATGACGTTGGCAAAGCAAAAAGTTCGCATTCGCCTCAAGGCGTATGACCACAAGATCTTGGATCAGTCGGCACGCCAGATCGTGGATGCGGCAGAACGCACCGGTGCCCAGGTCGCTGGCCCAGTGCCGTTGCCGACCAAGATCGAAAAATACAGCGTGTTGCGCTCACCCTTCATTGACCGCGACAGCCAGGAACAGTTCGAAATTCGGACCCACAAGCGTCTGATTGACGTGATTGATCCAAGCCAGCAAACGATCAATGCTTTGATGAAGCTAAACTTGCCCGCTGGTGTGGATATTGAAATTAAGCTCTAATCGGGAACCCCGCTTGGAGCCATAGCCAATACGGCTGGGCGTGGTAGCCCAGAGGCTCCGCACGCTATGGACTAAGGAGTAACCAATGCTCAATGGTATTTTGGGTCGCAAAATTGGTATGACCCAGATCTTCACCGAAAAAGGTGAAACCATTCCTGTCACCGTGATCGAAGCTGGCCCATGTGTGGTCACCCAACTTCGCACCAAGGACAAGGATGGCTATGAAGCAGTCCAACTCGGCTTCGGCGAAATCAAACCACGAAAAGTAACGAAGCCAAT
This portion of the Herpetosiphon gulosus genome encodes:
- the rpsJ gene encoding 30S ribosomal protein S10 codes for the protein MAKQKVRIRLKAYDHKILDQSARQIVDAAERTGAQVAGPVPLPTKIEKYSVLRSPFIDRDSQEQFEIRTHKRLIDVIDPSQQTINALMKLNLPAGVDIEIKL